The genomic region CATTTTTGAAAAAAGCGGACTCTGGCTTGTCGAAGATGACGATCTCGAGCACGTGAAGTGGGTAGCCATTCTTGATGGACAAACGCCCGACCTGGAACGCAGCGACTACGCCGCCAACCTTTTAAAAGAAGGGGTCGTGGATTCCGTGCTCATCCTCGGACGCCGTGCCTACCGCGATCGCAGCAATTCCGAATTTTACGCCGAAGACTTCATGAAGCTTGGCGCTTTTGACGAAAAAGCCATTTATCTCGTTCCGCACAACGATCCGTCCACAATCGCCGAAGCCTACACGCTTATCCCATGGCTAAAGAGCCGAAACATCGATACGGTCCTTTTGCTAACGGGCGCAACTTCAACGTACCGTGTCAAAAGAATTTTCCAAAAGCTTTCCGGGAACAGCCCTGTTTACCTCACAAAAAATATCCACCACATCACATACGATCCTGCATGCTGGTACAACAACCGAGAATCGCGCAAGGACTGGCTCCGCAGCTGGGCGGCTTTGTTTGCATCGTACATAGACCTTTTCAATATCGACACGCTAAGCGTTGCGGATTCTTCTTACTACAAGCCCATCCGTTCTTACGCGGAATACAAAAAAGAATGGCGCCCCAAGGTGAACTTGCAAAAGATTCTTCCCAAGATCGAAGAAAAGATAAAAGCGGAATCGGAGAAAGAGATCATCAAGGATTCCGTCGCAACGGCTGTAAAAGATTCGAGCAAGACGCAAGAAAAAGCTCCGGCAAAAGCTTCGGCTAAAGAAACGCCGAAAGACAAGAAGGCAGAAGCCAAGAAGCGCAAATAGCGAAACACTATAGCGTCGTTCTGACACCGAAGGTGGAAGAACCCAGTAAAATCAAGTGTTGCAGCGACAAGACTTAACTGGATGGGGCAAAGCCCCATGACGGAGAAGCGGCGCAGGATGCGTCAACTTCAATTAAACGCTGAGCAGCAACAGTGCTGCGGTCAATGGCGCACTCCAGTTGATCGCGACTTCGTTACTTGCAAAAGAACTCTGTTCATCAGCATACGACATACCGCGGGCCTCGCCCAAGTAATGCGGATTTCTGTGCATGTCCTGGCGGTCCTCGTTAATGCCGCCAACAACAAGCCCTGGCACAGGTTCAAGAACCCCATCAGAATGGCTAATGCGGTGGTGCGGGAACTTCGGGGAACTCCATGCAGAACCCGTTACAAAGCACACGTCAACCGGATTTTTACCGTAAACAAATTCAATCTGCTCCATTGCAGCATTGCGGTACTTCGAATCGTGAAGCCATTCATACGCCAAATACAAAGTAAGCGCATGGTTTGCAATATCGCCATTGCTCCCCCAAATAAATTTGCGGATCGAAAGGCGATAAGGATCTTCATTTTGCAAATGCAAGATTTCGTCAGCGGTGTATTTAAAAGCCATCCGCGCACGGTCACACCACTTGCAGTCCATAGTCGCAAGAGCATACCAAGCCAAGTTCTGCGTCGAACGCCACTGCATTCCGTACGTCGGCAAGTACAAATCCATATCAACAGGGATTTGGAATTCCAATCGTTCCAGCAAGCCCGCAACTCCGACATCGGCAATGCTTTCGACATTCTTCAGTTCCCGGTACAGCATCGCGCGCGCCCAGAAAAAGTCATCGCCCAGATCAGGGTCCCCATAGCCGCCGCTGCCTTCGGTATTGTGCGGCCATTCGACTTCAGGATTCTTTTCGGCCCAGAGGTATGCGCGAATGCTTGCAAACAAGCACTTCTCCGCAAATTCACTATCGACATCTGCATAGACATGATGCGCCTGCGCCAAGGCCCCGGCAAAGTTGAGCGCGGAAGACGTTGACTTGCCAAGAATGTAGCGCTTCTGCGATGCATCCGATTCAGACGGAGTCACAAAGCCATCCCAGCGGTAAGGAGTCACCTTGAAGAAAACGCCGCCATCGTCATCTTGCATACGCAAGAAAAATTCCAGCTCAAAGCGGACTTCGTCAAGCAAGCTCACCGGCTGTTCAAACGATTCCTTAAACGAGGCGCCACCAACAAATCCAGAATCCTTACGCAATTCGCAGGCAAGCATCAAAGTTGCAACACTTACGCCGCCATTCACAATATACTTGCCGTAATCGCCGGCATCGTACCAACCGCCATGTGCATTCCAGACGCCAGGACGGTTCATCGTCGGATGAAACTCAAGCGCATCATCCAAATGCGCTGCCGGGCGAGCCCAGGCGCCAGCATATTTTGCAGGCAGCTCAACGCCGCTCCGCTGATAATAGAACGACTTGATGTTCGCCTTGACTTCGCGTTTGAGCCACTCGTCCGAGATTTCAAACAAATGCGATTCGGAATTAAAATCATCCAGGACGATCCGATATTGCCCAGGATTTTTCACCGGCGAAAAATCGCCTTTGTACAAAAGTTCACCCGTATATTCGGGCGTACCAATTTTTTCGGCAAGGCCCTCGTAGACCACGCACGATTCAAAATCCAATATTTTAAACCGAACCGATACGGCAGATTTACCAACGGTCAATACGTCACCTTCAGAAAAGGCTATCAGAAAAGTTTTTGATTCAGCTGGGGCGTACCCGACATGGCAGTAATGGATTTTGACGCTCATACCCTAAGAATAACTTTTTTAAAGCAAGGGCGGATAAGAAAACAGCTTTCCCTATGTTTACTTCAGGGAACAGACAAAAAATGTAAAAGTAAAACTTGTTTTACATCGAACAAAACGCCAAAATAGCTTATCTGTTTTGATTTCTTTTATTACACTTTTCTCACTTTTATATTTAGATTTTATACTATGAAAAAGCCAGTCAAAATTACCCTCATCGTCCTAGGATCACTGATCCTCCTCTACTTCATCGCCCTCCTCGTAGCGCCCAAGATTGCCCGCAGCTACATCGAAGAGCACTCCAAGGAAATGATCGGCCGAAGTATTACGATCAAGGACATTAGCCTGAACCCGTTCACCTACGTCCTGGACGTCGATACGCTCGCGGTCATGGAAGCCGACGACAAGACGCCCTTTGTCGCGTTCGAAAAGTTCAGCATGAACATAAACCCGCTCAAGCTCTTCACAAAAACGCTAGACATTAGCGATATCTACATGAAAGCGCTTTACGTCCGCGTCAAGCAGCACGGCGAACGGTTCAATTTCACAGACATCCTGGAGCACCTCGCAAGGCAAGACAGCATCTACTATGCCGAGCACCCCGAAGAGAAAAAGGCCGAGGACAACAGCAACAAGAGCGCAGCCGAAATCGCAGCCGGCCTCCCCGTCAAGCTGAGCCTCCGCAATATCGTCTTTGAAAAGGGCAACATTATTTATCAGGACACAAAAGTCGGTTCCAAATTCCACATCAAGGATTTCTCAATCAACATCCCGGCAATATACCTGGAAGACAACGCAACTGGCGTCGATGTCAGCCTGAGATTTGCTGACGGCGGCGACCTTTCCGTGAAGGTCGATGCCAACATGGCAACATACGATTTCAACATCTACCTGAATCTGCACCGCTTCGCACTGGCCTGCATCAAGCCTTACCTCAACGACTTCATCAACTACAAGGATTTCGCAGGATACCTTTCTGCAAACCTCACCATCAGCGGAAACATCAACAGCATCCTCTCTTCGAATGTCAAGGGTAAAGTTTCGCTCGATAATATCGACCTCACCGAAAACAGCGGCCACAAGCTCGGCGCCGAAAACGTAACCGTCGGCATCGGCAAAGCAAACCTGACCGACAACGAATACCTCATTGATTCCGTCATCGTGGACGCCGCATTCGCGCATATCGACTTGTACAAGAACGGCAAGACGAATTTCGACATTCTCCTCGATCCGAAGAACAAGGGACAGGACATCGATACAACAAACGTCACCGAGACAAAATCGAAGGAAGAACCGAAAGAAGAACCCAAGGCTGAAGCCGCTGCAACAGATTCGTCAAGCGTAGCCGCAGCAGACTCTACAGAAAAGCCGGCTCCTGCAAAGAAGCTCAAGGCAAGGATCAACAAGCTTCTTGTCAAGAACACATACGTTACAGCCACCGACCACACCATCATCCGTCCGTTCAATTACAAGGTAACCGCCATTACCGTCACCGGTCAGAATATCAACTACGATACGCCTTGCAACGTGAATGTCACGGCGTCATTCCCCGAAGGCGGAAGCCTCTCGCTCAAGTACCACGGCGCACTCAGCAACCTCAATACGATGGACATCTACATCAGCGTAAAAAATCTCGTACTCAAGCATTTCTCGAACTATTCGCTGCA from Fibrobacter sp. UWB4 harbors:
- a CDS encoding YdcF family protein, which gives rise to MSKILKTEKIDHKKKSFSIGLALLILLAIAVLTYVIFEKSGLWLVEDDDLEHVKWVAILDGQTPDLERSDYAANLLKEGVVDSVLILGRRAYRDRSNSEFYAEDFMKLGAFDEKAIYLVPHNDPSTIAEAYTLIPWLKSRNIDTVLLLTGATSTYRVKRIFQKLSGNSPVYLTKNIHHITYDPACWYNNRESRKDWLRSWAALFASYIDLFNIDTLSVADSSYYKPIRSYAEYKKEWRPKVNLQKILPKIEEKIKAESEKEIIKDSVATAVKDSSKTQEKAPAKASAKETPKDKKAEAKKRK
- a CDS encoding glycoside hydrolase family 9 protein encodes the protein MSVKIHYCHVGYAPAESKTFLIAFSEGDVLTVGKSAVSVRFKILDFESCVVYEGLAEKIGTPEYTGELLYKGDFSPVKNPGQYRIVLDDFNSESHLFEISDEWLKREVKANIKSFYYQRSGVELPAKYAGAWARPAAHLDDALEFHPTMNRPGVWNAHGGWYDAGDYGKYIVNGGVSVATLMLACELRKDSGFVGGASFKESFEQPVSLLDEVRFELEFFLRMQDDDGGVFFKVTPYRWDGFVTPSESDASQKRYILGKSTSSALNFAGALAQAHHVYADVDSEFAEKCLFASIRAYLWAEKNPEVEWPHNTEGSGGYGDPDLGDDFFWARAMLYRELKNVESIADVGVAGLLERLEFQIPVDMDLYLPTYGMQWRSTQNLAWYALATMDCKWCDRARMAFKYTADEILHLQNEDPYRLSIRKFIWGSNGDIANHALTLYLAYEWLHDSKYRNAAMEQIEFVYGKNPVDVCFVTGSAWSSPKFPHHRISHSDGVLEPVPGLVVGGINEDRQDMHRNPHYLGEARGMSYADEQSSFASNEVAINWSAPLTAALLLLSV
- a CDS encoding DUF748 domain-containing protein codes for the protein MKKPVKITLIVLGSLILLYFIALLVAPKIARSYIEEHSKEMIGRSITIKDISLNPFTYVLDVDTLAVMEADDKTPFVAFEKFSMNINPLKLFTKTLDISDIYMKALYVRVKQHGERFNFTDILEHLARQDSIYYAEHPEEKKAEDNSNKSAAEIAAGLPVKLSLRNIVFEKGNIIYQDTKVGSKFHIKDFSINIPAIYLEDNATGVDVSLRFADGGDLSVKVDANMATYDFNIYLNLHRFALACIKPYLNDFINYKDFAGYLSANLTISGNINSILSSNVKGKVSLDNIDLTENSGHKLGAENVTVGIGKANLTDNEYLIDSVIVDAAFAHIDLYKNGKTNFDILLDPKNKGQDIDTTNVTETKSKEEPKEEPKAEAAATDSSSVAAADSTEKPAPAKKLKARINKLLVKNTYVTATDHTIIRPFNYKVTAITVTGQNINYDTPCNVNVTASFPEGGSLSLKYHGALSNLNTMDIYISVKNLVLKHFSNYSLHYTAYPIKAGTLAFASENKIVDRNLDSKNTIDIYNITVGNKVDDIDPEYTVPMKIGLYILKDKDDKIQFDVPVKGNLDDPEFSYGKIIWKTVLNLLVKVAVSPFRLVGNLAMAGANALGFDLGKNNEVVIDANTETFTSEQYAKAIKMTEMIQKDPNLMLTFTQYYNPRRTAKEYKVKQLKIDFYKQKNNKTELNELDHRAIDEMDESDKEFKAYVKEHSAEIDKNYMMKVLPKMAAQRNADLLKVLRAQPGVTKKNLKVITAPRESLRNYKDKPMYKVDVDVQ